A single region of the Actinoplanes sp. SE50/110 genome encodes:
- a CDS encoding bifunctional (p)ppGpp synthetase/guanosine-3',5'-bis(diphosphate) 3'-pyrophosphohydrolase has translation MSSDVVPPAEGTVQPTQDPRTGTGDVAPAEARIDDKTAGDPETTQPFTPTGETSGFGFASAPTGRRVRARLARFNAPWQSTQVSEVLEPLIATHRASHPKGDVRQLQKAFDVAARWHSGQYRKSGDPYITHPLAVATILANLGMDTTTLVAALLHDTIEDTDYGLEQMRNDFGAEVALLVDGVTKLDRVKLGDAAKAETIRKMVVAMAKDPRVLVIKLADRLHNMRTLTFLPRAKQEQKAKETLEILAPLAHRLGMNTIKWELEDLAFGTLFPKRFEEINRLIGEHQPQREALLRQVTNRVSLDLKSAKIKAETTGRPKHLYSIYQKMIVRGRDFNDIYDLVGVRILVDTVRDCYAALGVIHANWQPVPGRFKDYIAMPKFNMYQSLHTTVIGPTGKPVEMQIRTFAMHRTAEFGIAAHWKYKEQKGATIVGPPAHIDEMTWLRQLLDWQREASDPSEFLDALRFDLSSQEVYVFTPKGDVIPLPTGSTPVDFAYAVHTEVGHKCIGARVNGKLVPLESTLSNGDVIEIFTSKSSTAGPTQDWLGFVKSPRARTKIRQYFNKERREEAIEDGKDAIVKAMRKQGLPLQRMLTSENLTTIARDLHLPDVSSLYAAVGENTVSAQSVVAKLVAGFGGEEGAVEDIAETAVATRPPRNRSTAQDPGVVVKGVSDVWVKLARCCTPVPGDEVFGFVTRSGGVSVHRADCANAQDLREQEERVVEVSWKPTSASTFLVAIQVEALDRHKLLADVTRVLSEERVNILSATVTTTRDRVAVSRFTFEMADPKHLGHLVAAVRKVDGVFDAYRVTSGA, from the coding sequence GTGTCCAGCGACGTCGTCCCTCCGGCGGAGGGCACGGTGCAACCGACCCAGGACCCGCGGACCGGCACGGGCGATGTCGCGCCCGCCGAGGCCCGCATCGATGACAAGACCGCCGGCGATCCGGAGACCACCCAGCCATTCACGCCGACCGGGGAGACCTCCGGCTTCGGGTTCGCCAGCGCGCCCACCGGGCGCCGGGTGCGGGCCCGGCTGGCCCGGTTCAACGCGCCCTGGCAGAGCACCCAGGTCAGCGAGGTGCTCGAGCCGCTGATCGCGACGCACCGGGCGAGCCACCCCAAGGGCGACGTCCGTCAGCTGCAGAAGGCGTTCGACGTCGCGGCCCGCTGGCACTCGGGGCAGTACCGCAAGTCCGGCGACCCGTACATCACCCATCCGCTGGCCGTCGCGACCATCCTGGCCAACCTGGGCATGGACACCACCACCCTGGTGGCGGCCCTGCTGCACGACACGATCGAGGACACCGACTACGGCCTGGAGCAGATGCGCAACGACTTCGGCGCCGAGGTGGCGCTGCTGGTCGACGGCGTCACCAAGCTCGACCGGGTCAAGCTCGGCGACGCGGCCAAGGCGGAGACGATCCGCAAGATGGTCGTCGCGATGGCCAAGGACCCGCGGGTCCTGGTGATCAAGCTGGCCGACCGGCTGCACAACATGCGCACCCTGACCTTCCTGCCCCGCGCCAAGCAGGAGCAGAAGGCCAAGGAGACGCTGGAGATCCTGGCCCCGCTGGCCCACCGCCTCGGGATGAACACGATCAAGTGGGAGCTGGAGGACCTCGCCTTCGGCACCCTGTTCCCGAAACGGTTCGAGGAGATCAACCGCCTGATCGGGGAGCACCAGCCGCAGCGGGAGGCGCTGCTGCGCCAGGTCACCAACCGGGTCAGCCTCGACCTCAAGTCGGCGAAGATCAAGGCCGAGACCACCGGCCGCCCCAAGCACCTCTACTCGATCTATCAGAAGATGATCGTCCGGGGCCGGGACTTCAACGACATCTACGACCTGGTCGGCGTCCGCATCCTGGTCGACACGGTCCGCGACTGCTATGCCGCGCTGGGTGTGATCCACGCGAACTGGCAGCCGGTGCCGGGCCGGTTCAAGGACTACATCGCGATGCCGAAATTCAACATGTACCAGTCGCTGCACACGACGGTGATCGGCCCGACCGGCAAGCCGGTCGAGATGCAGATCCGCACGTTCGCGATGCACCGCACGGCCGAGTTCGGCATCGCCGCGCACTGGAAGTACAAGGAGCAGAAGGGCGCGACGATCGTCGGCCCGCCGGCGCACATCGACGAGATGACCTGGCTGCGGCAGCTGCTCGACTGGCAGCGGGAGGCGAGCGACCCGTCCGAGTTCCTGGACGCGCTCCGCTTCGACCTCTCCAGCCAGGAGGTCTACGTCTTCACCCCCAAGGGGGACGTGATCCCGCTGCCGACCGGGTCCACGCCGGTCGACTTCGCCTACGCGGTGCACACCGAGGTCGGGCACAAGTGCATCGGCGCCCGGGTGAACGGCAAGCTGGTGCCGCTGGAGTCGACGCTCTCCAACGGCGACGTGATCGAGATCTTCACGTCCAAGTCCAGCACCGCCGGCCCCACCCAGGACTGGCTCGGCTTCGTCAAGAGCCCCCGGGCCCGGACCAAGATCCGCCAGTACTTCAACAAGGAGCGCCGTGAGGAGGCGATCGAGGACGGCAAGGACGCGATCGTCAAGGCGATGCGCAAGCAGGGCCTGCCCCTGCAGCGGATGCTGACCAGCGAGAATCTCACGACGATCGCGCGTGACCTGCACCTGCCCGACGTCTCCTCGCTCTACGCCGCGGTCGGCGAGAACACCGTCTCGGCGCAGTCGGTGGTCGCCAAACTGGTCGCCGGCTTCGGCGGCGAGGAGGGCGCGGTCGAGGACATCGCCGAGACCGCCGTCGCGACCCGCCCGCCCCGCAACCGCAGCACCGCGCAGGACCCGGGCGTGGTGGTCAAGGGCGTCTCGGACGTGTGGGTGAAACTGGCGCGCTGCTGCACCCCGGTGCCCGGCGACGAGGTGTTCGGCTTCGTCACCCGCTCCGGTGGGGTGAGCGTGCACCGGGCCGACTGCGCCAACGCTCAGGACCTGCGCGAGCAGGAGGAGCGGGTGGTCGAGGTCAGCTGGAAGCCGACGTCCGCGTCGACGTTCCTGGTGGCCATCCAGGTCGAGGCGCTCGACCGGCACAAGCTGCTGGCCGACGTGACCCGGGTGCTCTCCGAGGAGCGGGTGAACATCCTGTCCGCGACGGTCACCACCACGCGGGACCGGGTGGCGGTCAGCCGGTTCACCTTCGAGATGGCCGACCCGAAACACCTGGGCCACCTGGTGGCCGCGGTGCGCAAGGTCGACGGCGTCTTCGACGCGTACCGGGTCACTTCCGGAGCCTGA
- a CDS encoding adenine phosphoribosyltransferase: MTTEIPAAPGDSGPELAALVAGASIDVPDFPKPGVVFKDLMPLFADAVVFRRVIDGIAAHHGAGSFDVVAGVEARGFVVAAALAYATGTGVVPIRKAGKLPRKALSASYALEYGEATLEVHEDAFVAGQRVLVVDDVLATGGTAAAAMDLVERAGGTVAGFTVLMELGFLGGRERLAPRTVHALLTV; the protein is encoded by the coding sequence GTGACTACCGAGATCCCCGCGGCGCCCGGCGACAGCGGCCCCGAGCTGGCCGCCCTGGTCGCGGGTGCCAGCATCGACGTGCCGGACTTCCCCAAGCCGGGCGTCGTCTTCAAGGACCTGATGCCGCTGTTCGCCGACGCGGTGGTGTTCCGCCGGGTGATCGACGGGATCGCGGCCCATCACGGGGCCGGCTCGTTCGACGTGGTGGCCGGGGTGGAGGCGCGTGGGTTCGTGGTGGCGGCCGCGCTGGCCTATGCCACCGGCACCGGCGTGGTCCCGATCCGCAAGGCCGGGAAGCTGCCGCGCAAGGCCCTGTCCGCCTCGTACGCGCTGGAGTACGGCGAGGCCACCCTGGAGGTGCACGAGGACGCGTTCGTCGCCGGACAGCGCGTCCTGGTGGTCGACGACGTGCTCGCCACCGGGGGCACCGCGGCCGCCGCGATGGACCTGGTGGAGCGGGCCGGCGGCACGGTGGCCGGCTTCACCGTGCTGATGGAGCTGGGTTTCCTGGGTGGCCGGGAGAGGCTCGCCCCCCGTACAGTGCACGCGCTGTTGACCGTTTGA
- the secF gene encoding protein translocase subunit SecF, giving the protein MAREGLASRLYAGEANINIVGRRKMWFTIAAALVLISIGSFVVRGFSLGIEFAGGTSFSVPAEISGKSLTQNEISDAVAKAVRSANSEATVGSTQKVGNGPGASYTVRASALSAAESESAKTTLVKDLGVDPAKISDNQVSAAWGGQVTQQAVIGLVIFLVLVVAYLIVRFEWRMAVAALASLVLDLLLTAGVYSLVGFEVTPSTVIGFLTILGYSLYDVVVVFDKVQENTRGITAGSVRTYSEATNLAVNQTLMRSLNTGLVALLPVGGLLFIGAGLLGAGTLKDLGLVLFVGMGFGVLSSILFAAPVLSALKDQDPKIRAHNARVLTRRAGRSEDVARGERRPGNATDSDVPAMAGSTTPRPGARPAARRGANRGGTAGNRPDGKRR; this is encoded by the coding sequence ATGGCCCGTGAAGGACTCGCGTCCCGCCTCTACGCGGGTGAAGCGAACATCAACATCGTGGGCCGCCGGAAGATGTGGTTCACGATCGCGGCCGCGCTGGTGCTGATCTCGATCGGCAGCTTCGTGGTCCGTGGGTTCTCGCTCGGCATCGAGTTCGCCGGTGGCACCTCGTTCAGTGTCCCGGCCGAGATCAGCGGCAAGAGCCTGACCCAGAACGAGATCTCCGACGCGGTGGCGAAGGCGGTGCGGTCGGCCAACTCGGAGGCCACCGTCGGCTCGACCCAGAAGGTCGGCAACGGCCCGGGCGCCAGCTACACCGTGCGAGCCTCGGCGCTGTCCGCGGCCGAGTCGGAGTCGGCGAAGACCACCCTGGTCAAGGACCTGGGCGTGGACCCCGCCAAGATCAGTGACAACCAGGTGTCGGCGGCCTGGGGCGGTCAGGTCACCCAGCAGGCGGTGATCGGTCTGGTCATCTTCCTGGTGCTGGTGGTCGCCTACCTGATCGTCCGCTTCGAGTGGCGGATGGCGGTGGCCGCGCTCGCCTCGCTCGTCCTCGACCTCCTGCTGACCGCGGGCGTGTACTCGCTGGTCGGCTTCGAGGTGACGCCGTCCACGGTGATCGGCTTCCTGACGATCCTCGGTTACTCGCTGTACGACGTGGTCGTCGTCTTCGACAAGGTGCAGGAGAACACCCGCGGGATCACCGCGGGCAGTGTCCGCACCTACAGCGAGGCGACCAACCTGGCGGTCAACCAGACCCTGATGCGCTCGCTGAACACCGGCCTGGTGGCGCTGCTGCCGGTCGGTGGCCTGCTCTTCATCGGTGCCGGCCTGCTCGGCGCCGGCACGCTGAAGGACCTGGGCCTGGTGCTCTTCGTCGGCATGGGCTTCGGGGTGCTCTCCTCGATCCTGTTCGCCGCGCCGGTGCTGAGCGCGTTGAAGGACCAGGACCCGAAGATCCGGGCGCACAACGCCCGGGTGCTGACCCGGCGGGCCGGCCGCTCGGAGGACGTGGCCCGGGGCGAGCGCCGCCCGGGCAACGCCACCGACTCGGACGTCCCGGCGATGGCCGGTAGCACCACCCCGCGCCCGGGTGCCCGCCCGGCGGCCCGGCGTGGCGCCAACCGCGGCGGCACGGCCGGCAACCGGCCGGACGGCAAGCGGCGCTGA
- the secD gene encoding protein translocase subunit SecD, translated as MHPGRQLGVLGLIFVVLYLFVFFGGHAKGTFTDRLKPKMGLDLVGGTQATYIATQAGGAPTPEAMAQARDIIDKRVNALGVAEADVVIQGKNTIVVSLAGEAKDQLKDLGKAANMRFRLLTGTTMDVSKNALNPASPAPSAAASGAPSVAPSGAAVPKSGASAPAAVVSPSKGTGGQGGGEAVPSATPSAPSAAPSTAASAPAAPAGPAATEAPVAADITAQRAAIAKKVGPAIWAQAQRLTAPVELSTDPKAGLPYKPFSTLSPAEVAALSPQMQFNVPTISCDQLNQRPNGSIDDPAQPVVACYSSQAKVMLDPAKVVGNDISSASPQLDQQNGQWVVSLDFKSDGQKKWADLTRVAFNATSSDPCYTAIQSLYGTSVQHCAVAVVLDKEILSAPQITAVLTGSSQITGSFTAATAKQLADQLKFGAIPVTFTSGPAETISASLGLQQLQAGLLAAAIGMGLVAIYAFFYYRLLGSVIFLSLLLSGLLTFGALVFLGRTMGYTLSLAGIAGFIVSLGVAADSFVIYFERLKDEIHEGRTPRSAVPRAWHRARRTIISANTITIMCAVVLYIVSIGAVQGFAFAMGLSTVLDLVVVFLFRHPIMTMFANTKAFLSPRVSGLGRVLRRNPTEEPGSSRVKEA; from the coding sequence ATGCATCCTGGACGCCAACTCGGCGTGCTCGGCCTGATCTTCGTCGTCCTGTATCTGTTCGTCTTCTTCGGCGGGCACGCCAAGGGCACCTTCACCGATCGCCTGAAGCCGAAGATGGGCCTCGATCTGGTCGGCGGCACGCAGGCCACGTACATCGCGACGCAGGCCGGTGGCGCACCGACCCCGGAGGCGATGGCGCAGGCCCGGGACATCATCGACAAGCGGGTGAACGCCCTCGGTGTCGCCGAGGCCGACGTCGTCATCCAGGGCAAGAACACCATCGTGGTCTCCCTGGCCGGTGAGGCGAAGGACCAGCTCAAAGACCTGGGCAAGGCCGCGAACATGCGGTTCCGCCTGCTCACCGGCACCACCATGGACGTGTCGAAGAACGCGCTGAACCCGGCCTCGCCGGCGCCCAGCGCGGCAGCGTCCGGTGCCCCGTCGGTCGCGCCGTCCGGTGCGGCCGTGCCGAAGAGCGGCGCCAGCGCCCCGGCCGCGGTCGTCAGCCCGTCGAAGGGCACCGGCGGCCAGGGCGGTGGCGAGGCGGTGCCGAGCGCCACCCCGTCGGCGCCGTCCGCGGCCCCGAGCACCGCGGCGTCGGCCCCGGCCGCGCCCGCCGGCCCGGCGGCCACCGAGGCTCCGGTCGCGGCGGACATCACCGCGCAGCGTGCCGCGATCGCGAAGAAGGTCGGCCCGGCGATCTGGGCGCAGGCCCAGCGGCTGACCGCACCGGTCGAGCTGAGCACCGACCCGAAGGCCGGCCTGCCCTACAAGCCGTTCAGCACGCTGAGCCCGGCCGAGGTGGCCGCGCTCAGCCCGCAGATGCAGTTCAACGTGCCGACGATCAGCTGCGACCAGCTGAACCAGCGGCCGAACGGCTCGATCGACGACCCGGCGCAGCCGGTGGTGGCCTGCTACAGCAGCCAGGCCAAGGTCATGCTGGACCCGGCGAAGGTGGTCGGTAACGACATCTCCAGCGCCAGCCCGCAGCTCGACCAGCAGAACGGTCAGTGGGTCGTCTCGCTGGACTTCAAGAGCGACGGCCAGAAGAAGTGGGCCGACCTCACCCGGGTGGCGTTCAACGCGACCTCCAGCGACCCGTGCTACACCGCGATCCAGTCGCTCTACGGCACGTCGGTCCAGCACTGCGCGGTCGCCGTCGTACTGGACAAGGAGATCCTGTCGGCGCCGCAGATCACCGCGGTGCTGACCGGCTCGTCGCAGATCACCGGCAGCTTCACCGCGGCGACCGCCAAGCAGCTGGCCGACCAGCTGAAGTTCGGCGCGATCCCGGTGACCTTCACCTCGGGCCCGGCGGAGACCATCTCGGCGTCCCTGGGTCTGCAGCAGCTGCAGGCCGGTCTGCTGGCCGCCGCGATCGGCATGGGCCTGGTGGCGATCTACGCGTTCTTCTACTACCGCCTGCTCGGCTCGGTCATCTTCCTCAGTCTGCTGCTCTCCGGTCTGCTCACCTTCGGTGCGCTGGTGTTCCTCGGCCGGACCATGGGCTATACGCTGTCCCTGGCGGGTATCGCCGGCTTCATCGTGTCACTGGGTGTGGCGGCCGACTCGTTCGTGATCTACTTCGAGCGACTCAAGGACGAGATCCACGAGGGCCGTACGCCACGCAGCGCGGTGCCGCGCGCCTGGCACCGGGCCCGGCGGACGATCATCTCGGCGAACACGATCACCATCATGTGTGCCGTGGTGCTCTACATCGTGTCGATCGGCGCGGTGCAGGGTTTCGCCTTCGCGATGGGTCTCTCCACCGTGCTCGACCTGGTCGTGGTGTTCCTCTTCCGGCACCCGATCATGACCATGTTCGCCAACACCAAGGCGTTCCTGTCGCCGCGGGTCAGCGGCCTCGGCCGGGTCCTGCGCCGCAACCCGACGGAGGAGCCCGGCTCCTCGCGTGTGAAGGAGGCCTGA
- the yajC gene encoding preprotein translocase subunit YajC, whose amino-acid sequence MHLAASSSSNPLGLFLPFVLILGVMYFLMIRPQQKRRREAMEMQNKLGAGDAIVTIGGLHGTVVTAEDDVVLLEIAEGVQVTFARPAIARVVTRAGEPAEAAAEPVVAEPIVAEPESPVVDVRKQD is encoded by the coding sequence GTGCACCTGGCCGCGTCCTCCAGCTCTAACCCGCTGGGGCTGTTCCTGCCGTTCGTCCTGATCCTCGGTGTGATGTATTTCCTGATGATCCGGCCCCAGCAGAAGCGGCGCCGTGAGGCGATGGAGATGCAGAACAAGCTCGGGGCGGGCGACGCGATCGTCACCATCGGCGGCCTGCACGGCACCGTGGTGACCGCCGAGGACGACGTGGTCCTGCTGGAGATCGCCGAGGGTGTACAGGTCACGTTCGCGCGCCCGGCGATCGCCCGGGTGGTCACCCGCGCCGGCGAGCCGGCCGAGGCCGCCGCGGAGCCGGTCGTCGCGGAGCCGATCGTCGCCGAGCCGGAGAGCCCCGTCGTCGACGTCCGCAAGCAGGACTGA
- the ruvB gene encoding Holliday junction branch migration DNA helicase RuvB, which yields MTDDFLSPEAGDEELDAEASVRPRRLADFIAQHRVRDQLELLLKASMGRGTPPDHILLSGPPGLGKTTLANIVAAELGTGIRTTSGPVIERSGDLAAILTGLGPGDVLFIDEIHRIAKPAEELLYSAMEDFRVDVVVGKGPGATAIPLDVEPFTLVGATTRAGLLSGPMRDRFGFVAHLDFYSPADLDALLHRSARILGVPITAAGAAEIAGRSRGTPRIANRLLRRVRDYAEVRGDGVVTEEIARAALQVYDVDALGLDRLDRAVLRALIESFKGGPVGLSTLAVAVGEQSDTVEEVCEPFLVRAGLLARTPRGRVATEAGWAHLGKTPPTDGRSGVFQGDLFARDA from the coding sequence ATGACCGACGACTTCCTGTCCCCGGAGGCGGGCGACGAGGAACTGGACGCGGAGGCCAGCGTCCGGCCTCGCCGGCTGGCCGACTTCATCGCCCAGCACCGCGTCCGCGACCAGCTGGAGCTGCTGCTGAAAGCGTCGATGGGCCGCGGCACCCCGCCCGATCACATCCTGCTGTCCGGGCCGCCCGGCCTCGGCAAGACCACCCTGGCGAACATCGTGGCGGCCGAGCTCGGGACCGGGATCCGGACCACCAGCGGTCCGGTGATCGAGCGTTCCGGCGACCTGGCCGCGATCCTGACCGGGCTGGGCCCCGGCGACGTGCTGTTCATCGACGAGATCCACCGCATCGCCAAGCCGGCCGAGGAGCTGCTGTACAGCGCGATGGAGGACTTCCGGGTCGACGTGGTGGTGGGCAAGGGGCCGGGCGCCACCGCGATCCCGCTGGACGTGGAGCCGTTCACGCTGGTCGGGGCGACCACCCGGGCCGGGCTGCTGAGCGGGCCGATGCGCGACCGGTTCGGGTTCGTCGCGCACCTCGATTTCTATTCCCCGGCCGACCTGGACGCGCTGCTGCACCGGTCGGCGCGGATCCTCGGGGTGCCGATCACCGCGGCGGGCGCCGCCGAGATCGCCGGCCGGTCCCGGGGCACGCCGCGGATCGCCAACCGGCTGCTGCGCCGGGTCCGTGACTACGCCGAGGTGCGCGGCGACGGGGTGGTCACCGAGGAGATCGCCCGGGCCGCGCTGCAGGTGTACGACGTCGACGCGCTCGGCCTGGACCGGCTGGACCGGGCGGTGCTGCGGGCGCTGATCGAGTCGTTCAAGGGGGGCCCGGTCGGCCTGTCCACCCTCGCCGTCGCGGTGGGGGAGCAGTCCGACACGGTGGAGGAGGTGTGCGAGCCGTTCCTGGTGCGGGCCGGGCTGCTGGCCCGCACGCCGCGCGGCCGGGTGGCCACCGAGGCCGGTTGGGCCCATCTGGGGAAGACTCCGCCCACCGACGGCAGGTCCGGGGTGTTTCAGGGTGACCTGTTCGCGCGAGATGCGTGA